One window from the genome of Streptomyces sp. WZ-12 encodes:
- a CDS encoding DUF6801 domain-containing protein: MGNIGAGSAAAQPLSRTFDYTCSAGLLSNQPFTVEIYSDVPRSVAVGAPRKTIAVNAVATVSAGFTWWLAHAGMKTLGGTVDGTVHVAAPQEDFDVAVPFHLATTNVPASGSFKVRATASVTTRAFDHPGKGTVTAGGLTLHLQVENAAGSVKLWGAAPCTLNAGQSNVVTSFDVTKPTPAPTAPPNSSTGSGASAAPRPTTGSVGTAAVPRPTLSAGAGPTPHSAPTPGHPGPSASNASHAPTVTSPTHAPPRSTAPAIVGRTSTGGQNTRDLILLAVGALAACAASFGLGALFKNRRRTSGDGAAQRSIDPKQGMLVDGVNAGSSEVSYPRMDVKAAAPQRRGYEGRAASHDIAGRRVQEGRNLLRGRHVPYQGGHQGVAARACGGTDLNDQFPGSLQGVDVDAAADEQSNTAYVRRG; the protein is encoded by the coding sequence GTGGGCAATATCGGAGCCGGATCGGCTGCCGCGCAACCGCTTTCCCGCACATTCGACTACACATGCTCGGCTGGTCTGCTGAGCAATCAGCCGTTCACGGTGGAGATCTATTCGGACGTCCCGCGTTCGGTCGCGGTCGGCGCACCCCGCAAGACCATCGCCGTCAACGCGGTGGCGACGGTGAGCGCGGGATTCACCTGGTGGCTCGCCCATGCCGGTATGAAGACCCTCGGGGGCACTGTGGACGGAACGGTCCATGTGGCCGCGCCGCAGGAGGACTTCGACGTCGCGGTCCCCTTCCACCTGGCGACGACCAACGTCCCGGCATCCGGTTCGTTCAAAGTCAGGGCGACCGCCAGTGTGACCACGCGCGCCTTCGACCATCCGGGCAAGGGGACGGTCACCGCCGGCGGCCTCACCCTTCACCTTCAGGTAGAGAACGCGGCTGGAAGCGTGAAGCTATGGGGCGCCGCTCCGTGCACCCTGAACGCCGGCCAAAGCAATGTCGTGACGTCCTTCGACGTCACGAAGCCGACCCCGGCGCCCACCGCCCCTCCGAACTCTTCGACCGGATCGGGCGCCTCCGCCGCTCCGAGGCCGACGACCGGATCGGTGGGCACCGCCGCCGTTCCCCGGCCGACGCTGTCAGCGGGCGCCGGCCCCACACCCCACAGTGCGCCCACGCCCGGCCACCCGGGCCCTAGCGCTTCCAACGCTTCCCACGCCCCAACGGTGACGAGCCCCACCCACGCGCCCCCGAGGTCGACCGCACCCGCGATCGTCGGTAGGACCTCGACCGGCGGGCAGAACACCAGGGATCTCATCCTGCTGGCCGTGGGCGCGCTCGCCGCATGCGCCGCCTCCTTCGGCCTTGGCGCGCTGTTCAAGAACCGCCGGCGTACCAGTGGCGACGGGGCGGCTCAGCGGTCCATCGACCCGAAGCAAGGCATGCTCGTCGATGGCGTCAACGCCGGAAGCAGCGAAGTCAGTTACCCCAGGATGGACGTGAAGGCTGCCGCCCCGCAGCGTCGGGGGTATGAGGGTAGGGCGGCATCGCACGACATCGCGGGCAGGAGGGTCCAAGAAGGCCGGAACCTCTTGAGGGGGCGTCATGTTCCGTACCAGGGCGGTCATCAGGGCGTCGCGGCGCGTGCCTGCGGCGGCACCGATCTGAACGACCAGTTCCCGGGCTCGCTACAAGGCGTAGACGTCGATGCCGCGGCCGACGAGCAGTCCAACACCGCATACGTTCGACGGGGGTAG
- a CDS encoding short chain dehydrogenase — translation MKVVVVGAFGTLGGAVRSELVDRGHEVVAVGRSRGDVLCDIADPAAVGRLYEQVTGIDAVVCAAGDAVFAPLGELTTADMTATLRGKALSQIELVRQGVRHVAPEGSFTLVTGMLAQQPIVGGAAASAANGAVEAFVRAAAIEIAPQRVNAVSPTLLTESTESYGPFFPGVEPVPAAKVAWAYVRSVEGRETGRVLSVD, via the coding sequence ATGAAGGTTGTCGTGGTGGGCGCGTTCGGCACGCTGGGCGGCGCGGTGCGTTCGGAGTTGGTCGACCGCGGTCATGAGGTGGTGGCGGTGGGGCGGAGTCGCGGCGACGTGCTGTGCGACATCGCCGATCCGGCGGCCGTGGGGAGGCTCTACGAGCAGGTGACGGGCATCGACGCGGTGGTGTGCGCCGCGGGGGACGCGGTGTTCGCCCCGCTCGGCGAGCTGACCACCGCCGACATGACGGCCACCCTGCGCGGCAAGGCGCTGAGCCAGATCGAGTTGGTGCGGCAGGGCGTGCGGCACGTGGCGCCGGAGGGGTCGTTCACCTTGGTCACGGGAATGCTGGCGCAGCAGCCCATCGTGGGCGGCGCCGCGGCCTCGGCGGCGAACGGTGCGGTCGAGGCGTTCGTCCGCGCGGCCGCCATCGAGATCGCGCCACAGCGCGTGAACGCGGTGAGCCCGACGCTGCTCACCGAATCGACGGAGTCCTACGGGCCGTTCTTCCCAGGAGTCGAGCCGGTCCCGGCGGCCAAGGTCGCCTGGGCGTACGTCCGTTCCGTCGAGGGCCGGGAGACGGGGCGGGTGTTGAGCGTGGACTAG